A stretch of DNA from Candidatus Tiamatella incendiivivens:
TCTCTACTTTTACATCTCCTACATTTAGTGGCTCCAGGCGGATTTATTGCACCACAACGCCTGCATATCATTTTATTTAATACTCTAGCTTCGACGATCGCAATTTTCTCCGGGTCAG
This window harbors:
- a CDS encoding 50S ribosomal protein L40e, encoding MPVTDPEKIAIVEARVLNKMICRRCGAINPPGATKCRRCKSRDLRPKKKGAGFKK